DNA from Candidatus Hydrogenedentota bacterium:
TCGACCAGCATGCACCACGACACGAGGATCGTGTCGGCGAGGCTCGTGTGGCGCACCAGCATCAGAAAAGGCTTGTCGCCGAATGCATAGCCGCCATCGATGGCAAGCCGCAGCGAAAAGAGCGCGATACCCGCCTTGGCGAACCCGCCGGCCCAGATGCGCTGGAGCGCGTAGTTCCAGGCCAGGAACCGGCGCCGGTTGCGCAAGGGCCAGACGCCCGCGCACAACCACGCCGCGAATGCCGCGGCCACGCCCGCCGTCTCCCACACCAGATAGAAGAAAATCAGCAGGTACGCCCGCGTAAGCGGCATGCGACGGTCGGTCAGCGCGTCGCATACGGCCAGCACGGCGATGAGGATCGGCGCGCACAACGTATTGGCCAACGTTGCGGGGAACAACACGCCAAGCGAGATGGCGCGCCGGGCACAGGTGCGCATCAGAGGGACGCGCCGTGCCGGAACAACGTCTTGTCGGCCGCGTACAGCAAGAAACCCAGCATGCCGCACGCGAACGTGCCCCAGGCGATGTCGGCCAGCGTGACCTTCAGCGTCCAGCCGCGCAGCACGGCGTAGTTCGTCAGGTCGTACACTCCGTAGATGACCAGTCCCAGCAACGCGCCCCAGCCGAGCGCCGCCAGCGCGCTCCCGCTCTGAACGCCTCGCGGCAGCGCAAAGCACAGCACGCCGAGGACAATGAGCACCCACGTCAGCAGCGCCGCCGCCACCCGCCCGCCCGTCATCTCCCCGCCCGACACCAGCAGGCCCCCCACCTGTGACTGATACAGCCTCGCNNNNNNNNNNNNNNNNNNNNNNNNNNNNNNNNNNNNNNNNNNNNNNNNNNNNNNNNNNNNNNNNNNNNNNNNNNNNNNNNNNNNNNNNNNNNNNNNNNNNTGAATACTGCGGAATTGACTGGCAGGCGAATTTCGCAGGGCAAGAGGGTACGCGCGCAAGCAGCGGACAACAGGACCGCGCGGCTGAGTGATGATGTGTTTGTTCACTGCGCAAACACGGTGCGGTCATGTTGTGCGCACACTGAGGACGCGCGCGGGGACTGGCGTTGAACATCAGCGCCAAAGGAGACGCCTGTCATGATAGGGCATTCTTGGGGTTCCTGTTTTCCGCATGGTGTGCGCCGCGCTGCGTTTTCTGTCTTGTTCGCAGGCGTCGCAGCCGTCTGGGGTCTTGCTGCCCACGCGGACATCTATGAAAGCGACGGCACGCTGGGCGACCTGATTCTCAGCCCCGGCGGCAGCCTGTTCGTCGACACGGGCGGCGCTTCCCCTACGTTGTTGTTGAGTGAAGGAACGGTCTAC
Protein-coding regions in this window:
- a CDS encoding DUF2177 family protein, producing ARLYQSQVGGLLVSGGEMTGGRVAAALLTWVLIVLGVLCFALPRGVQSGSALAALGWGALLGLVIYGVYDLTNYAVLRGWTLKVTLADIAWGTFACGMLGFLLYAADKTLFRHGASL